The following proteins are encoded in a genomic region of Phragmites australis chromosome 9, lpPhrAust1.1, whole genome shotgun sequence:
- the LOC133929874 gene encoding transcription repressor OFP1-like, producing MRWEIRKQHAAQCVQEDEGERGSKSKRRAFSFSLISWLAKLTAKEKPGAPAKHAPAFPPKNSAAAHAFPTCLRKRTSPSPVVVTPGRPSPPRRSPADVVPRRLSVGNDSAEAVAARRHCQHRCRHSSLGGDHELPPLGYLIPFSLAGSAARPPRTAASAAPDTDDGPARVRRYRRRRSRRLSVSGRRSSFSGRMPLRVRVRSPRRAAVAPELERLAVVRRTRDPQRAFRESMVEMIASSGSAPRPEELERLLACYLSLNADEHHDCIVKVFRQIWLEYGNLLDRSDAGRRPPARR from the coding sequence ATGAGATGGGAGATCCGCAAGCAACATGCAGCCCAGTGCGTGCAAGAAGATGAAGGGGagagaggaagcaagagcaAGCGCAGGGCGTTCTCCTTCTCGCTTATCTCGTGGCTCGCCAAGCTCACGGCGAAGGAGAAGCCTGGTGCGCCCGCCAAGCACGCGCCCGCGTTCCCGCCCAAGAACAGCGCGGCGGCTCACGCGTTCCCCACGTGCCTCCGCAAGCGCACCAGCCCGAGCCCCGTGGTGGTCACACCGGGCCGGCCTAGCCCGCCGCGCCGCTCCCCCGCCGACGTCGTCCCGCGGCGGCTGTCGGTTGGTAACGACAGTGCCGAAGCTGTCGCCGCGCGCCGCCACTGCCAACACCGCTGCCGCCACAGCTCCCTCGGCGGGGACCATGAGCTCCCGCCGCTCGGTTACCTGAtccccttctccctcgccgGCTCCGCGGCGCGCCCGCCGCGGACCGCCGCCTCTGCTGCGCCAGACACAGACGACGGGCCGGCGCGGGTGAGACGGTACcggcgccgccgcagccgccgcctcaGCGTCAGCGGGCGGAGGTCGTCGTTCTCCGGTAGGATGCCGCTGCGTGTGCGCGTGCGGTCGCCGCGGCGCGCCGCCGTGGCTCCGGAGCTGGAGAGGCTGGCGGTGGTGCGGCGGACGCGGGACCCGCAGCGGGCGTTCCGGGAGTCGATGGTGGAGATGATCGCGAGCAGCGGGTCCGCGCCGCGGCCGGAGGAGCTGGAGCGGCTGCTGGCGTGCTACCTGTCCCTGAACGCGGACGAGCACCACGACTGCATCGTCAAGGTCTTCCGCCAGATCTGGTTGGAGTACGGCAACCTGCTGGACCGCTCGGACGCCGGCAGACGCCCGCCGGCACGGCGCTGA